One window from the genome of Kaistella carnis encodes:
- the rplV gene encoding 50S ribosomal protein L22: MGSRKRESALARKIANQDVAKALHNDCPSSPRKMRLVADIIRGVEVDKALSILKYSKKDASNKLEKVLLSAMANWQSKNEGADIEEANLIVKEIMVDSARQLKRLRPAPQGRGHRIRKRSNHITLILGTKDNK; encoded by the coding sequence ATGGGATCAAGAAAAAGAGAAAGTGCATTAGCACGTAAAATAGCAAATCAAGATGTAGCAAAAGCGTTACATAATGACTGCCCTTCTTCTCCAAGAAAAATGAGATTGGTAGCAGATATCATTAGAGGAGTTGAAGTAGATAAAGCGTTAAGTATCCTAAAATATTCCAAGAAAGATGCTTCTAACAAATTAGAGAAAGTACTTCTTTCTGCGATGGCAAACTGGCAATCAAAGAATGAAGGTGCTGATATCGAAGAAGCAAACTTAATCGTAAAAGAAATTATGGTTGACAGTGCAAGACAATTGAAGAGACTAAGACCAGCACCACAAGGTAGAGGTCATAGAATCAGAAAAAGATCAAACCACATCACTTTAATTTTAGGAACTAAAGATAATAAATAA
- the rpsN gene encoding 30S ribosomal protein S14 yields the protein MAKESMKARERKREATVAKYAEKRKALKEAGDYEALQKLPKDASPVRLHNRCKLTGRPRGYMRTFGLSRVTFREMANKGLIPGVKKASW from the coding sequence ATGGCTAAAGAATCAATGAAAGCGCGTGAGCGCAAAAGAGAAGCTACGGTAGCAAAATATGCAGAGAAAAGAAAAGCTTTGAAAGAAGCCGGAGATTACGAAGCATTACAGAAATTGCCGAAAGACGCTTCACCTGTAAGACTACACAACAGATGTAAATTAACAGGAAGACCTAGAGGTTACATGAGAACATTCGGTCTTTCTAGAGTAACTTTCAGAGAAATGGCCAACAAAGGTCTGATCCCGGGAGTGAAAAAAGCAAGTTGGTAA
- the rpsS gene encoding 30S ribosomal protein S19: MSRSLKKGPFIAHTLDKKVQTNIESGKKTVIKTWSRASMISPDFVGQTIAVHNGKSFIPVYVTENMVGHKLGEFSPTRSFRGHGGNKNKGGR; encoded by the coding sequence ATGTCAAGATCACTTAAGAAAGGACCTTTTATTGCACACACTTTAGATAAGAAGGTTCAGACAAATATAGAGTCTGGTAAGAAGACAGTAATCAAAACTTGGTCTAGAGCATCAATGATCTCTCCAGACTTCGTAGGACAAACCATCGCAGTACACAACGGGAAATCTTTTATCCCGGTTTATGTAACTGAAAATATGGTAGGTCATAAGTTAGGCGAATTTTCTCCGACAAGATCTTTTAGAGGTCACGGCGGTAACAAAAATAAAGGAGGTAGATAA
- the rplP gene encoding 50S ribosomal protein L16 — MLQPKRTKFRKVHKMKMKGIAQRGSQLAYGTFGIKANEGAWITARQIEAARIAATRYMKREGQLWIKIFPDKPITKKPAEVRMGKGKGAVEYWVSVVKPGKIMFEVGGVPYDVAKEALRLAAQKLPVTTRFVVANDFVQPQ, encoded by the coding sequence ATGTTACAACCAAAAAGAACCAAATTCCGTAAAGTTCACAAGATGAAAATGAAGGGGATTGCTCAAAGAGGCAGTCAACTCGCTTACGGAACTTTCGGTATCAAAGCCAATGAAGGTGCTTGGATTACTGCAAGACAAATTGAAGCCGCGCGTATTGCTGCGACAAGATATATGAAAAGGGAGGGTCAGTTATGGATCAAAATATTCCCAGATAAACCAATTACTAAAAAACCAGCCGAAGTAAGGATGGGGAAAGGAAAAGGTGCTGTAGAATATTGGGTATCTGTAGTGAAACCTGGTAAAATTATGTTCGAAGTTGGAGGTGTTCCTTACGATGTGGCAAAAGAAGCATTGCGTCTTGCTGCTCAGAAGCTTCCGGTAACTACAAGATTTGTAGTGGCGAATGATTTTGTTCAACCTCAATAA
- the rplW gene encoding 50S ribosomal protein L23, which yields MSVIIKPIISEKANYLTDLRGAYSFLVNPKSNKIQIRNAVEQLYGVKVADVRTMIYAPKVSSKHTKKGLQVGKTNKLKKAIVSLAEGEVIDIFAN from the coding sequence ATGTCAGTTATTATTAAACCAATTATCTCAGAAAAAGCAAACTATCTTACAGATTTGAGAGGAGCTTATTCTTTTTTAGTTAACCCTAAATCGAATAAAATCCAGATCAGAAATGCAGTAGAGCAGCTTTACGGTGTTAAAGTAGCAGACGTTAGAACCATGATTTATGCGCCTAAAGTTTCTTCGAAACACACCAAAAAAGGATTACAGGTTGGGAAAACCAACAAATTGAAAAAAGCAATCGTATCCCTTGCAGAAGGAGAAGTGATTGATATTTTTGCAAATTAA
- the rplE gene encoding 50S ribosomal protein L5, whose protein sequence is MEYIARPKQQYKEKIVPAMMEEFGYKSVMQVPKLLKIVVSQGLGAATADKKIVDYAIEELTAITGQKAVGTLSKKDEAAFKLRKGMPVGARVTLRSNQMYEFLDRLASSALPRIRDFNGIKADGFDGRGNYNLGITEQIIFPEILIDKVKKIQGMDITFVTSAKTDKEAKSLLTHFGLPFKKN, encoded by the coding sequence ATGGAATATATAGCAAGACCAAAACAACAATATAAAGAGAAAATTGTTCCTGCAATGATGGAAGAATTTGGGTACAAATCTGTTATGCAGGTTCCTAAATTATTGAAAATCGTTGTTTCGCAAGGTTTGGGTGCTGCAACAGCTGACAAGAAAATTGTTGACTATGCAATCGAAGAACTTACCGCAATCACCGGACAAAAAGCAGTAGGAACTCTTTCTAAGAAAGATGAAGCGGCTTTTAAATTAAGAAAAGGAATGCCAGTAGGAGCTAGAGTTACTTTGAGATCAAATCAAATGTATGAGTTCTTAGACCGTTTAGCATCTTCAGCTTTACCACGAATCCGTGATTTTAACGGTATCAAAGCTGATGGTTTCGACGGAAGAGGAAACTATAACTTGGGGATCACCGAGCAAATTATTTTCCCGGAAATCTTAATCGATAAAGTAAAGAAAATCCAAGGGATGGACATTACTTTCGTAACTTCTGCGAAAACAGACAAAGAAGCGAAATCATTATTAACTCACTTCGGTTTACCTTTCAAAAAGAACTAA
- the rpmC gene encoding 50S ribosomal protein L29, whose protein sequence is MKKADIKNLSAGDLQAKLAETKADFNKLKLSHSVSPIENPIQIRDMRRTIARLETELTLKQQ, encoded by the coding sequence ATGAAAAAAGCTGACATCAAAAATCTAAGCGCAGGAGATCTTCAAGCAAAATTAGCTGAAACTAAAGCAGATTTCAACAAATTGAAATTATCGCACAGCGTAAGCCCAATTGAAAATCCTATTCAAATCAGAGACATGAGAAGAACAATCGCACGTCTGGAAACTGAATTAACACTTAAACAACAATAG
- the rpsQ gene encoding 30S ribosomal protein S17: protein MMDRNLRKERIGIVSSNKMEKTIVVSETTRVKHPMYGKFVLKTKKYTAHDENNECTEGDTVLITETRPLSKSKRWRLVRIIEKAK from the coding sequence ATCATGGATAGAAATTTAAGAAAAGAAAGAATCGGAATTGTTTCCAGCAATAAAATGGAAAAGACCATTGTTGTAAGTGAAACTACGAGAGTAAAACACCCAATGTACGGTAAATTCGTTCTAAAAACGAAAAAATATACCGCTCATGACGAGAACAACGAGTGTACAGAAGGCGATACAGTATTAATTACTGAAACAAGACCTTTGAGTAAAAGTAAGAGATGGAGATTAGTACGAATCATTGAAAAAGCTAAGTAA
- the rpsC gene encoding 30S ribosomal protein S3 — MGQKTNPIGNRLGIIRGWDSNWYGGKDYGDRIAEDYKIRRYLEARLSKGGISKIFIERTLKLVTITITTARPGLIIGKGGQEVDKLKEELKKLTDKDIQINIFEIKRPELDAVLVADSIAKQIENRISYRRAVKMAIQSTMRMGAEGIKVQISGRLNGAEMARSESFKDGRIPLSTFRADIDYHIGEALTQYGKLGVKVWIMKGEVYGKRDLSPLVGQQKKGPAGRGDRNDRNDRRERDDRRPRDRK, encoded by the coding sequence ATGGGACAGAAGACAAATCCAATTGGTAACAGATTAGGTATCATCAGAGGATGGGATTCAAACTGGTATGGTGGTAAAGATTATGGAGACAGAATCGCAGAAGACTACAAGATCAGAAGATACCTTGAGGCGAGATTATCTAAAGGTGGAATTTCAAAAATCTTTATCGAAAGAACATTGAAATTAGTCACTATTACAATTACAACTGCCAGACCCGGTTTAATCATCGGTAAAGGAGGACAGGAAGTTGATAAATTAAAAGAAGAATTAAAAAAATTGACGGATAAAGACATCCAGATCAATATCTTCGAAATCAAAAGACCTGAACTTGACGCAGTTTTAGTTGCAGACAGTATTGCAAAGCAAATAGAAAACAGAATCTCTTATAGAAGAGCCGTGAAAATGGCAATTCAAAGCACCATGAGAATGGGAGCGGAAGGAATTAAAGTTCAAATCTCTGGTAGATTAAACGGAGCTGAGATGGCAAGAAGCGAATCTTTCAAAGACGGAAGAATCCCATTGTCAACCTTTAGAGCAGATATCGATTACCATATCGGTGAAGCACTTACTCAGTACGGTAAATTAGGGGTTAAAGTTTGGATTATGAAAGGCGAAGTTTACGGAAAAAGAGACCTTAGCCCACTCGTAGGACAACAGAAAAAAGGACCTGCAGGAAGAGGAGATCGTAACGATCGTAATGACAGAAGAGAAAGAGACGACCGTAGACCAAGAGATAGAAAATAA
- the rplN gene encoding 50S ribosomal protein L14, with translation MLQTESRLKVADNTGAKEVLVIRVLGGTRRRYASVGDKIVVTIKDSTPQGNAKKGTVSKAVVVRTKKAVRRKDGSYIKFDDNACVLLNAAGEMRGTRVFGPVARELRDKEYMKVISLAPEVL, from the coding sequence ATGTTACAAACCGAATCAAGATTAAAAGTTGCTGATAACACAGGTGCGAAAGAAGTACTGGTGATCAGAGTTCTGGGAGGAACCAGAAGAAGATATGCTTCAGTTGGTGATAAGATCGTAGTAACTATCAAAGATTCTACACCACAAGGAAACGCAAAAAAAGGAACCGTATCTAAAGCAGTAGTCGTAAGAACCAAAAAAGCAGTTAGAAGAAAAGATGGATCATACATCAAATTCGATGACAATGCTTGTGTGCTTCTTAACGCTGCCGGCGAAATGAGAGGAACCCGTGTTTTTGGTCCTGTTGCACGTGAACTAAGAGACAAAGAATATATGAAAGTCATTTCATTAGCTCCTGAAGTACTTTAA
- the rplB gene encoding 50S ribosomal protein L2 gives MSVRKLKPITPGQRFRVVNNFEEITTNKPEKSLTVGISKSGGRNNTGKMTMRYTGGGHKQKYRIIDFKRNKFDVEATVKSVEYDPNRTAFIALLEYADGEKRYIIAPNGIKVDQKVISSEAAEPNVGNAMKLKNIPLGTVISCIELKPGQGGIMARSAGSSAQLTSRDKKYVIIKLPSGESRMVLAECMAMIGSVSNHDHQLTVSGKAGRSRWLGRRPRTRPVVMNPVDHPMGGGEGKSSGGHPRSRNGMPAKGYKTRKKNKASNRHIISKRK, from the coding sequence ATGTCTGTTAGAAAATTAAAACCTATCACCCCGGGACAGAGATTCAGAGTTGTAAACAACTTTGAGGAAATTACTACCAACAAACCAGAGAAATCTCTAACCGTTGGTATTAGTAAGTCAGGTGGTCGTAACAATACTGGTAAAATGACCATGCGTTACACCGGAGGTGGACACAAACAAAAATACAGAATTATCGACTTCAAAAGAAACAAGTTTGATGTTGAAGCTACGGTAAAATCTGTTGAGTATGATCCAAATAGAACTGCTTTCATCGCACTATTGGAATACGCAGATGGAGAGAAGAGATATATCATCGCTCCAAACGGTATCAAAGTAGATCAGAAAGTAATCTCCTCTGAAGCCGCAGAACCAAATGTTGGTAATGCAATGAAGTTGAAAAACATTCCTTTGGGAACTGTAATTTCTTGTATCGAATTGAAGCCTGGTCAAGGTGGAATTATGGCAAGAAGTGCAGGATCATCGGCACAGTTAACTTCTAGAGATAAAAAATATGTGATCATTAAATTACCTTCAGGAGAATCTAGAATGGTTCTTGCAGAATGTATGGCAATGATTGGATCGGTATCTAACCACGATCACCAGTTAACCGTTTCAGGTAAAGCCGGTAGAAGCAGATGGTTGGGTAGAAGACCTAGAACAAGACCAGTAGTAATGAACCCTGTAGATCACCCAATGGGAGGTGGTGAAGGTAAATCTTCTGGAGGTCACCCAAGATCAAGAAATGGTATGCCTGCTAAAGGTTACAAAACCAGAAAGAAAAACAAAGCGTCTAACCGACACATCATATCTAAAAGAAAATAA
- the rplD gene encoding 50S ribosomal protein L4 — protein MELVVFNTSGKETGRKVTLDEAIFGIEPNQHAVYLEVKQYLAAQRQGTHKSKERSEITGSTKKLKKQKGSGSARYGDIKSPVFRGGGRIFGPKPRDYRFKLNKALKRLAKKSVLSQKMRDNSIKVLESFNFDAPKTKEFITLNNALGFEGKKALYILPEANKNVYLSSRNLAKTKVLTYNEISSYDLVHAGEIVFLEGAIEKFQENLRK, from the coding sequence ATGGAATTAGTAGTATTTAATACATCAGGAAAAGAAACCGGAAGAAAAGTAACTCTAGACGAAGCAATCTTCGGAATTGAGCCAAATCAGCACGCGGTTTACTTAGAAGTGAAGCAATATCTTGCGGCACAGAGACAAGGAACTCACAAATCGAAAGAGAGAAGTGAAATTACAGGATCAACCAAGAAACTTAAGAAACAAAAAGGGTCAGGATCTGCTAGATATGGTGATATCAAATCGCCAGTTTTCAGAGGTGGAGGTCGTATTTTCGGTCCAAAACCAAGAGATTACCGTTTCAAGCTGAACAAAGCTTTGAAAAGATTGGCTAAAAAATCAGTTCTTTCACAAAAAATGAGAGATAATTCAATTAAAGTTTTAGAATCGTTTAATTTCGATGCTCCTAAAACTAAAGAATTTATCACTTTGAACAATGCGTTAGGATTTGAAGGTAAAAAAGCTTTATATATTTTACCGGAAGCAAACAAGAACGTTTACTTGTCTTCAAGAAACTTGGCAAAAACCAAAGTTTTGACATACAATGAAATTAGTTCTTATGACTTGGTACACGCTGGAGAGATCGTATTCTTAGAAGGTGCAATAGAGAAATTTCAAGAAAATTTAAGAAAATAA
- the rplC gene encoding 50S ribosomal protein L3, which produces MSGIIGKKIGMTSLFDEAGKNIPCTVIQAGPCSVLQVRTVEKDGYKAAQLGFDDKSEKNVGKALAGHFKKAGSAPKAKLVEFYHEFVEKLSVGDEVKVNLFAQGEYVDVTGTSKGKGFQGVVKRHNFAGVMQATHGQHNRLRAPGSIGAGSDPSRVFKGMRMAGRMGGKQVTVQNLEVLRVDEEQNLLVVKGAVPGAKNSYVIIRKWN; this is translated from the coding sequence ATGTCAGGTATTATTGGTAAAAAAATCGGGATGACATCGCTGTTTGACGAAGCTGGGAAGAATATTCCTTGTACCGTTATTCAAGCAGGTCCATGCTCGGTTTTACAGGTCAGAACCGTTGAAAAGGATGGGTACAAAGCTGCTCAACTTGGTTTCGATGACAAGAGTGAAAAGAACGTTGGTAAAGCGTTAGCCGGCCACTTTAAAAAGGCAGGTTCAGCTCCAAAAGCTAAATTAGTAGAATTCTATCATGAATTCGTAGAAAAATTAAGCGTAGGAGACGAAGTGAAAGTGAACTTATTTGCTCAAGGCGAATATGTTGACGTAACAGGAACTTCAAAAGGTAAAGGTTTCCAAGGGGTTGTGAAAAGACACAATTTTGCGGGGGTAATGCAAGCAACTCACGGACAGCATAACCGATTAAGAGCCCCGGGTTCTATTGGTGCAGGTTCCGATCCATCTCGTGTATTCAAAGGAATGCGTATGGCGGGAAGAATGGGTGGTAAGCAAGTTACCGTACAAAACCTAGAAGTGTTAAGAGTAGATGAAGAGCAAAATCTTTTAGTAGTAAAAGGCGCTGTTCCGGGAGCAAAAAATTCTTATGTAATTATTAGAAAATGGAATTAG
- the rplX gene encoding 50S ribosomal protein L24, which yields MTKLKIKRGDNVIITTGKKAIKGKTGEVIEVIRKEGKDARVIVAGLNIVKKHTKPSAGNPQGGIVEKEASIHISNVMLIDKNGKATKTGSKVEGDKKVRVAKTTGETL from the coding sequence ATGACAAAGTTAAAAATCAAAAGAGGAGATAACGTAATCATCACTACCGGAAAGAAAGCAATTAAAGGTAAAACTGGTGAAGTTATTGAAGTGATCAGAAAAGAAGGCAAAGACGCAAGAGTAATTGTTGCAGGTTTGAATATTGTTAAAAAACATACCAAACCATCTGCAGGAAATCCACAAGGCGGAATTGTAGAAAAAGAAGCATCTATACACATTTCAAATGTTATGCTTATCGACAAAAACGGTAAAGCAACCAAAACAGGAAGTAAAGTAGAAGGTGATAAAAAAGTAAGAGTTGCTAAAACAACCGGTGAAACTTTATAA
- the rpsH gene encoding 30S ribosomal protein S8, whose protein sequence is MVTDPISDFLTRVRNAQSAGHKVVDIPASKIKKEITKILFDQGFILNYKFEENAVQGNIKIALKYDKQTNKPAIKSIQRASRPGLRQYKGTGELPRVLNGLGVAIISTSRGVMTDKKARQEKVGGEVICYVY, encoded by the coding sequence ATGGTAACAGATCCAATTTCAGATTTCCTAACCAGAGTAAGGAACGCACAAAGCGCAGGCCACAAAGTGGTGGATATTCCTGCATCGAAAATTAAAAAGGAGATTACAAAAATTTTGTTTGACCAGGGTTTCATTTTGAACTACAAGTTCGAAGAAAACGCTGTTCAGGGAAATATCAAAATCGCTTTAAAGTACGACAAACAAACCAACAAACCTGCAATCAAGAGCATTCAAAGAGCTTCAAGACCAGGTTTAAGACAATACAAAGGAACAGGTGAGCTGCCAAGAGTATTAAACGGTTTGGGAGTGGCTATTATCTCAACTTCACGAGGAGTTATGACTGATAAAAAAGCCAGACAAGAAAAAGTTGGTGGAGAAGTAATCTGCTATGTTTATTAA